Proteins encoded together in one Pseudomonas arsenicoxydans window:
- a CDS encoding amino acid ABC transporter permease, whose protein sequence is MSTHTFKPDMPPPSKVFGPVAWMRANMFSSWLNTLLTLFAFYLIYLVVPPILHWAILDANWVGTTRADCTKEGACWVFIEQRFGQFMYGYYPPELRWRVDLTVWLAVIGIAPLFISRFHRKAVYGLSFLVLYPIIAYFLLHGGIFGLTNVATSQWGGLMLTLVIATVGIAGALPLGIVLALGRRSNMPAIRVVCVTFIEFWRGVPLITVLFMSSVMLPLFLPEGMNFDKLLRALIGVILFQSAYVAEVVRGGLQAIPKGQYEAAAAMGLGYWRSMGLVILPQALKLVIPGIVNTFIALFKDTSLVIIIGLFDLLNSVKQAAADPKWLGMATEGYVFAALVFWIFCFGMSRYSMHLERKLDTGHKR, encoded by the coding sequence ATGAGTACTCATACTTTCAAGCCTGATATGCCGCCACCGAGCAAAGTCTTCGGGCCGGTGGCGTGGATGCGCGCGAACATGTTCTCCAGCTGGCTCAACACCCTGCTGACCCTGTTCGCGTTCTATCTGATTTACCTGGTGGTTCCGCCGATCCTGCATTGGGCGATCCTGGACGCCAACTGGGTTGGCACCACCCGCGCCGACTGCACGAAGGAGGGCGCCTGCTGGGTGTTCATCGAGCAGCGCTTCGGCCAGTTCATGTACGGCTACTACCCGCCGGAACTGCGCTGGCGCGTGGACCTGACCGTGTGGCTGGCGGTCATCGGCATCGCACCACTGTTCATCTCGCGTTTTCACCGTAAAGCGGTGTACGGGCTGAGCTTCCTGGTGCTGTACCCGATCATTGCCTACTTCCTGTTGCATGGCGGCATCTTTGGTTTGACCAACGTTGCGACCAGCCAATGGGGCGGCTTGATGCTGACCTTGGTGATCGCCACCGTCGGTATTGCCGGTGCATTGCCACTGGGGATCGTCCTGGCCCTGGGCCGTCGTTCGAACATGCCGGCGATTCGAGTGGTCTGCGTGACCTTCATCGAATTCTGGCGCGGCGTGCCGTTGATCACGGTGCTGTTCATGTCCTCGGTAATGCTGCCGCTGTTCCTGCCCGAAGGCATGAACTTCGACAAACTGCTGCGGGCGCTGATCGGCGTGATCCTGTTCCAGTCGGCCTACGTCGCCGAAGTGGTGCGTGGCGGTCTGCAAGCGATCCCCAAAGGTCAGTACGAAGCGGCCGCCGCGATGGGCCTTGGTTACTGGCGCAGCATGGGCCTGGTGATTCTGCCGCAAGCCCTGAAGCTGGTGATCCCTGGCATCGTCAACACCTTCATTGCGCTGTTCAAGGACACAAGCCTGGTGATCATCATCGGCCTGTTCGACCTGCTCAACAGCGTCAAACAAGCCGCCGCCGACCCGAAATGGTTGGGCATGGCCACTGAAGGCTACGTGTTCGCGGCCCTGGTGTTCTGGATTTTCTGTTTTGGTATGTCCCGCTATTCCATGCATTTGGAACGCAAGCTGGACACTGGCCACAAGCGTTAG
- a CDS encoding amino acid ABC transporter permease gives MQNSIGAPKQRLSLSDPKVRAWLFQIITVVAVVSMGWYLFDNTQTNLQHRGITSGFSFLERSAGFGIAQHLIDYTESDTYARVFVIGLLNTLLVTFIGVILATILGFIVGVSRLSKNWIINKLATVYVEVFRNIPPLLQILFWYFAVFLTMPGPRNSHNFGDTFFVSSRGLNMPAALVADGFWPFVASVVVAIVAIVLMSRWATKRFEATGVPFHKFWVGLALFLVIPTLCALIFGAPLHWEMPKLQGFNFVGGWVLIPELLALTLALTVYTAAFIAEIVRSGIKSVSHGQTEAAHSLGLRNGPTLRKVIIPQALRVIIPPLTSQYLNLAKNSSLAAGIGYPEMVSLFAGTVLNQTGQAIEVIAITMSVYLAISISISLLMNWYNKRIALIER, from the coding sequence ATGCAAAATTCAATCGGCGCACCAAAGCAGAGGCTCAGCCTCAGCGATCCCAAAGTGCGTGCGTGGCTGTTTCAGATCATCACCGTTGTGGCGGTGGTCTCGATGGGCTGGTATCTGTTCGACAACACGCAGACCAACCTTCAACACCGGGGCATTACTTCCGGTTTCAGCTTTCTGGAGCGCAGTGCCGGATTCGGCATCGCTCAACACCTGATCGACTACACCGAATCGGACACCTATGCCCGAGTGTTTGTCATCGGCCTGCTCAACACGCTGCTGGTGACCTTTATCGGCGTGATCCTGGCGACGATCCTCGGGTTCATCGTTGGCGTTTCACGGTTGTCGAAGAACTGGATCATCAACAAGCTGGCGACTGTCTATGTGGAAGTCTTCCGCAATATTCCGCCGCTGCTGCAAATCCTGTTCTGGTACTTCGCGGTGTTCCTGACCATGCCGGGGCCCCGCAACAGCCACAACTTCGGTGACACCTTCTTCGTCAGCAGCCGTGGCCTGAACATGCCCGCGGCGTTGGTGGCGGACGGTTTCTGGCCGTTTGTGGCCAGCGTCGTCGTGGCCATTGTCGCCATCGTGCTGATGAGTCGCTGGGCCACCAAGCGCTTCGAAGCAACCGGCGTACCGTTCCATAAATTCTGGGTCGGTCTGGCGCTGTTCCTGGTGATCCCGACGCTGTGCGCGCTGATCTTCGGCGCACCCCTGCATTGGGAAATGCCCAAGCTGCAAGGCTTCAACTTTGTCGGTGGCTGGGTACTGATCCCCGAACTGCTGGCGCTGACCCTGGCCCTGACGGTGTACACCGCGGCGTTTATCGCCGAGATCGTGCGCTCGGGCATCAAGTCGGTCAGCCACGGCCAGACCGAAGCGGCGCACTCGCTGGGTTTGCGCAACGGCCCGACCCTGCGCAAGGTGATCATCCCGCAAGCCCTGCGCGTGATCATCCCGCCGCTGACCAGCCAATACCTGAACCTGGCGAAGAACTCCTCGCTGGCGGCCGGTATCGGTTATCCGGAGATGGTGTCGTTGTTTGCCGGCACGGTGCTGAACCAGACCGGGCAGGCGATCGAAGTCATTGCCATCACCATGAGCGTGTACCTGGCGATCAGTATCAGCATTTCCCTGCTGATGAACTGGTACAACAAGCGCATTGCGCTGATCGAGCGGTAA
- a CDS encoding amino acid ABC transporter substrate-binding protein, whose protein sequence is MKMLKSTLAIVTAAAVLGVSGFAQAGATLDAVQKKGFVQCGVSDGLPGFSVPDATGKILGIDADFCRAVAAAVFGDATKVKFSQLNAKERFTALQSGEIDILSRNTTMTSSRDAGMGLKFPGFITYYDGIGFLVNNKLGVKSAKELDGATICIQAGTTTELNVSDYFRGNGLKYTPITFDTSDESAKSLESGRCDVLTSDKSQLFAQRSKLASPKDYVVLPETISKEPLGPVVRNGDDEWLAIVRWTGYAMLNAEEAGITSKNVEAEAKATKNPDVARLLGTDGEYGKDLKVKKDWVVQIVKQVGNYGEVFDRNLGKSTPLEIDRGLNALWNNGGIQYAPPVR, encoded by the coding sequence ATGAAGATGTTGAAATCCACCCTGGCTATCGTGACTGCTGCTGCAGTGCTTGGTGTCAGTGGGTTCGCTCAGGCGGGTGCAACCCTGGATGCAGTGCAGAAAAAAGGTTTCGTACAGTGCGGTGTCAGTGATGGTCTGCCGGGCTTCTCGGTTCCAGACGCTACCGGCAAGATTCTGGGGATCGACGCAGACTTCTGCCGCGCCGTGGCCGCAGCCGTTTTCGGCGACGCGACCAAGGTCAAGTTCAGTCAGTTGAACGCCAAGGAGCGCTTCACCGCGCTGCAGTCTGGCGAAATCGACATCCTGTCGCGCAACACCACCATGACCAGCTCCCGTGATGCGGGTATGGGCCTGAAGTTTCCAGGCTTCATCACTTACTATGACGGCATCGGCTTCCTGGTAAACAACAAGCTGGGCGTCAAAAGTGCCAAGGAACTGGACGGTGCAACCATCTGCATCCAGGCCGGTACCACCACCGAGCTGAACGTTTCCGACTACTTCCGCGGCAACGGTCTGAAGTACACCCCGATCACCTTCGACACCTCCGATGAAAGCGCCAAGTCGCTGGAATCCGGTCGTTGCGACGTACTGACCTCCGACAAATCCCAACTGTTCGCCCAGCGCAGCAAGCTGGCGTCGCCGAAGGACTACGTTGTTCTGCCGGAAACCATTTCCAAGGAACCACTGGGCCCGGTCGTGCGTAATGGCGACGACGAGTGGCTGGCCATCGTGCGCTGGACTGGCTACGCCATGCTCAACGCTGAAGAAGCCGGCATCACTTCGAAGAACGTCGAAGCCGAAGCCAAAGCCACCAAAAACCCTGACGTTGCTCGTCTGCTGGGCACTGACGGCGAATACGGCAAAGACCTGAAAGTGAAGAAAGACTGGGTCGTGCAAATCGTCAAGCAAGTCGGTAACTACGGCGAAGTGTTCGATAGAAACCTGGGCAAGAGCACTCCGCTGGAAATCGACCGCGGGCTGAACGCTCTGTGGAACAACGGCGGCATTCAATACGCACCACCAGTGCGCTGA
- a CDS encoding alpha/beta hydrolase — protein sequence MTEPLILQPVKPADACVIWLHGLGADRYDFLPVAEALQENLLSTRFVLPQAPTRAVTINGGYEMPSWYDILAMSPARAISREQLEESAQRVIDLIEEQKACGIDASRIFLAGFSQGGAVVLHAAFLKWQGPLGGVLALSTYAPSFSDELELSASQQRIPVLSLHGQYDDVVQNSMGRTAYEYLKQHGVTVTWQEYPMGHEVLPEEIRDIGVWLAERLR from the coding sequence ATGACCGAGCCCTTGATTCTTCAACCCGTCAAGCCCGCAGACGCCTGCGTAATCTGGCTGCACGGCCTGGGCGCCGACCGCTACGACTTCCTGCCCGTGGCCGAAGCGCTGCAGGAAAATTTGCTGAGCACCCGTTTCGTTCTGCCTCAGGCACCGACCCGCGCTGTCACTATTAATGGTGGCTACGAGATGCCCAGCTGGTACGACATATTGGCCATGAGCCCGGCACGCGCGATCAGTCGCGAGCAGCTGGAAGAGTCCGCGCAACGGGTCATTGATTTGATTGAGGAGCAGAAGGCCTGCGGAATAGACGCTTCGCGGATCTTTCTCGCCGGATTTTCCCAGGGCGGCGCCGTGGTATTGCACGCAGCCTTCCTGAAATGGCAGGGACCGTTGGGCGGCGTACTGGCGCTCTCGACGTATGCGCCGAGCTTCAGCGATGAACTGGAGCTTTCGGCCAGCCAGCAGCGCATTCCCGTGCTGTCTTTGCACGGCCAGTACGATGACGTGGTGCAAAACTCCATGGGTCGCACCGCCTACGAGTATTTGAAGCAACATGGTGTCACCGTGACATGGCAGGAATACCCAATGGGTCACGAAGTGTTACCCGAAGAAATTCGCGACATCGGCGTCTGGCTTGCCGAGCGCTTGCGTTAA
- the rhlB gene encoding ATP-dependent RNA helicase RhlB yields MTVLKALKKMFGKSEAEQLAPVSSAPSHIPSHRTDGIQPGQTATVAAPKHEPMTTPATPSAPAVASEQPSSEVQKPAKPRREPKPKAPVIPWKLEDFAVEPLEGKTRFHDFKLAPELMHAIQDLGFPYCTPIQAQVLGFTLAGKDAIGRAQTGTGKTAAFLISIITQLLETPPPKERYMGEPRALIIAPTRELVVQIAKDAADLTKYTGLNVMTFVGGMDFDKQLKHLEARHCDILVATPGRLLDFNQRGDVHLDMVEVMVLDEADRMLDMGFIPQVRQIIRQTPPKNERQTLLFSATFTEDVMNLAKQWTTDPSIVEIESQNVASENVEQHIYAVAGADKYKLLYNLVNDNGWERVMVFANRKDEVRRIEERLVRDGVNAAQLSGDVPQHKRIKTLEGFREGKIRVLVATDVAGRGIHIDGISHVINFTLPEVPDDYVHRIGRTGRAGADGVSISFAGEDDSYQLPSIEALLGRKISCETPPTHLLRAVERKRP; encoded by the coding sequence ATGACCGTGCTCAAAGCACTCAAGAAAATGTTCGGTAAGAGCGAGGCTGAGCAGCTCGCGCCAGTCTCCAGCGCTCCGTCTCACATCCCCAGCCACCGCACCGACGGTATTCAGCCTGGCCAGACCGCAACCGTAGCGGCACCGAAACACGAGCCGATGACCACACCGGCCACCCCATCCGCCCCGGCCGTTGCCTCTGAGCAGCCGAGCAGCGAAGTCCAGAAACCTGCGAAACCACGTCGCGAACCCAAGCCAAAGGCACCGGTTATCCCGTGGAAACTCGAAGACTTCGCCGTCGAACCCCTGGAAGGCAAAACCCGCTTCCACGATTTCAAACTCGCCCCGGAACTGATGCACGCCATCCAGGACCTGGGCTTCCCGTACTGCACGCCGATCCAGGCACAGGTGCTTGGCTTCACCCTCGCGGGCAAAGACGCCATCGGTCGCGCCCAGACCGGCACCGGCAAAACCGCTGCGTTCCTGATTTCGATCATCACCCAGCTGCTGGAAACCCCGCCGCCCAAAGAACGCTACATGGGTGAGCCCCGCGCGTTGATCATCGCGCCCACCCGGGAACTGGTGGTGCAGATCGCCAAGGACGCCGCCGACCTGACCAAGTACACCGGCCTCAACGTCATGACGTTTGTCGGTGGCATGGACTTCGACAAGCAGCTCAAGCACCTTGAAGCCCGCCATTGCGACATCCTCGTGGCCACGCCGGGCCGTCTGCTCGACTTCAACCAGCGCGGCGACGTGCATCTGGACATGGTCGAAGTGATGGTGCTCGACGAAGCCGACCGGATGCTCGACATGGGTTTCATCCCGCAAGTGCGTCAGATCATTCGCCAGACGCCACCGAAGAACGAGCGTCAGACGCTGCTGTTCTCCGCGACGTTCACCGAAGACGTGATGAACCTGGCCAAGCAATGGACCACCGACCCGTCGATCGTCGAGATCGAGTCGCAGAACGTGGCCAGCGAAAACGTCGAGCAACACATCTACGCCGTGGCCGGCGCCGACAAATACAAACTGCTCTACAACCTGGTCAACGACAACGGCTGGGAGCGGGTGATGGTCTTCGCCAACCGCAAGGACGAAGTGCGGCGCATTGAAGAACGCCTGGTGCGTGATGGCGTCAACGCCGCGCAACTGTCTGGCGATGTGCCGCAGCACAAACGCATCAAGACCCTGGAAGGTTTCCGCGAAGGCAAGATCCGCGTCCTGGTCGCCACCGATGTCGCCGGTCGCGGTATCCACATCGATGGCATCAGCCACGTGATCAACTTCACGCTGCCGGAAGTCCCGGACGATTACGTGCACCGCATCGGTCGTACCGGTCGCGCAGGCGCTGATGGCGTGTCCATCAGTTTTGCCGGTGAAGATGACTCCTACCAGCTACCGTCCATCGAGGCGTTGCTGGGGCGCAAAATCAGCTGTGAAACGCCGCCGACGCATCTATTGCGGGCGGTTGAGCGTAAGCGCCCATAA
- a CDS encoding ornithine cyclodeaminase family protein yields MSSTPYVINQSQARELLAQVDVPKILRKLFRDLAAGQAVQPAQQLVEFPQGAGDFINYLGVLAEDGVYGVKTSPYIVREQGSLVTAWTLLMSMQTGQPLLLCDAGELTTARTAATTAVAIDALAPLQAQRLAIIGSGKVAQAHLHYVKDLREWQSISLYSPGLSELDSEALAQLKNLDPRLTLVESREAAIHDADVIMLCTSSAGPVIDPASLSKPALITSISTNAPRAHEVPPQSLNDMQVFCDYRLTTPGSAGEMLIAGEQHGWDKRLIIGDLPDLLSEKVQRPDYDRHVFFRSIGLGLEDIALANAIYRLQH; encoded by the coding sequence ATGTCCAGTACGCCCTACGTGATCAACCAATCCCAAGCCCGCGAGCTGTTGGCACAGGTGGACGTGCCGAAGATCCTGCGCAAACTGTTTCGCGACCTGGCCGCCGGGCAAGCCGTGCAACCGGCACAACAACTGGTGGAGTTCCCCCAAGGCGCCGGTGATTTCATCAACTACTTGGGCGTGTTGGCCGAAGATGGCGTCTACGGGGTCAAGACTTCGCCTTACATCGTCCGCGAGCAGGGCTCGCTGGTGACTGCCTGGACGTTGTTGATGTCGATGCAGACCGGTCAACCCCTGCTGCTGTGCGATGCCGGTGAGCTGACCACCGCTCGCACGGCCGCGACGACCGCCGTCGCCATCGACGCTCTCGCCCCACTGCAAGCACAACGCCTGGCGATTATCGGCAGCGGCAAGGTGGCTCAGGCACATCTGCACTACGTCAAGGATCTGCGTGAATGGCAGAGCATCAGCCTCTATTCGCCAGGATTGAGCGAACTGGATTCCGAGGCACTGGCACAGCTCAAAAACCTCGATCCACGCCTCACCCTCGTCGAGAGTCGTGAAGCCGCCATTCACGATGCGGATGTCATCATGCTCTGCACCTCGTCCGCAGGTCCGGTGATCGACCCGGCAAGCCTGAGCAAACCAGCGCTGATCACGTCCATCAGCACCAATGCGCCGCGAGCCCATGAAGTGCCACCGCAGAGCCTCAATGACATGCAGGTGTTCTGCGACTATCGCCTGACCACCCCAGGCTCGGCGGGTGAAATGCTGATCGCCGGCGAACAACATGGCTGGGACAAACGCTTGATCATCGGCGACTTGCCCGATTTGCTCAGTGAAAAAGTGCAACGCCCCGACTACGATCGCCATGTGTTCTTCCGCTCCATCGGCCTGGGCCTGGAAGACATCGCGCTGGCGAATGCCATTTACCGTCTACAGCACTGA
- a CDS encoding NAD(P)/FAD-dependent oxidoreductase, giving the protein MSQADFIIIGGGIAGASTGFWLSQHARVIVLERESHPAYHSTGRSAALYTAAYGTPQVRALTQASREFFDAPPTGFCEHPLLTPRGEMTVDFTGDPAELNNQYLSAKATVPEMQLLDADEACARLPILRREKVHGAIYDPTASDIDTDALHQGYLRGIRRNKGEVHTDIEVLGLSRDAAGLWQVQTNGTTFTAPMIINAAGAWADKIGELAGAKPLGLQPKRRAAFIFAGPEGVDIHHWPMLVSLDESFYMKPDAGMFLGSPANADPVEPHDVQPEELDIAMGIYQIEEATTLTIRRPTRTWAGLRSFVSDGDLISGFDPQVPGLFWVAAQGGYGIQTSPAMGQASAALVRGEALPEQLARFGLNAQMLSPARLG; this is encoded by the coding sequence ATGAGCCAGGCAGACTTCATCATCATCGGCGGCGGGATTGCCGGTGCTTCCACCGGTTTCTGGTTGTCGCAGCACGCCCGCGTGATTGTGCTCGAGCGCGAATCCCACCCGGCCTATCACTCCACCGGACGCTCCGCCGCACTCTATACCGCAGCCTATGGCACTCCGCAGGTGCGGGCGCTGACCCAGGCCAGTCGCGAGTTCTTCGACGCGCCGCCGACCGGGTTCTGCGAACACCCGCTGCTGACCCCGCGCGGCGAAATGACCGTGGACTTCACCGGCGATCCGGCCGAACTGAACAATCAATACCTGAGCGCCAAAGCCACGGTGCCGGAGATGCAACTGCTTGACGCCGACGAAGCCTGCGCGCGCCTGCCGATCCTGCGCCGGGAAAAAGTCCACGGTGCCATTTACGACCCGACCGCCAGCGACATCGACACCGATGCCCTGCACCAGGGTTATCTGCGTGGCATCCGTCGCAACAAAGGCGAAGTCCACACCGACATCGAAGTGCTGGGGCTGAGCCGTGATGCTGCAGGTCTGTGGCAGGTTCAAACCAACGGCACGACCTTCACCGCGCCGATGATCATCAATGCCGCAGGTGCGTGGGCCGACAAGATCGGTGAGCTGGCCGGCGCCAAACCGTTGGGCCTGCAACCGAAACGGCGCGCGGCGTTCATCTTCGCCGGTCCCGAGGGCGTGGACATCCACCATTGGCCGATGCTGGTCAGCCTCGATGAATCCTTCTACATGAAACCCGACGCCGGGATGTTCCTCGGCTCGCCAGCCAATGCCGACCCGGTCGAGCCCCACGACGTGCAGCCTGAAGAGCTGGACATCGCCATGGGCATCTATCAGATCGAAGAAGCCACCACCTTGACCATCCGCCGCCCGACCCGCACCTGGGCCGGCCTGCGCAGCTTCGTCAGCGATGGCGATTTGATCAGCGGCTTCGATCCGCAAGTGCCGGGGCTGTTCTGGGTTGCGGCACAAGGCGGTTACGGCATCCAGACTTCACCGGCCATGGGCCAGGCCAGCGCGGCGCTGGTACGCGGCGAAGCCTTGCCCGAGCAGCTCGCTCGTTTCGGTCTGAATGCCCAGATGCTATCCCCCGCTCGCCTGGGCTAA
- a CDS encoding helix-turn-helix transcriptional regulator: protein MNAPEKDLALDNYRAIADAIATLFFPHAEVVLHDLRTQKIDYIANNLSKREVGDDAALEDMLSDDISERNIGPYEKLNWDGQKIRSLSSVLRDSEGHPLAVLCINLNISLFENAKAALDLFLSPSKLIPQPDSLFRDDWQERINTFLHAWLRERQLSLNVLTRDHKRELVLALHAEGAFKGKSASNYVANVLNMGRATVYKHLKELKG from the coding sequence ATGAATGCACCTGAAAAAGACCTGGCCCTGGACAATTACCGGGCGATCGCCGATGCCATCGCCACCCTGTTCTTCCCCCATGCCGAGGTGGTGCTGCACGACCTGCGCACGCAAAAGATCGACTACATCGCCAACAACCTGTCCAAGCGGGAAGTCGGCGATGACGCCGCGCTGGAAGACATGCTCAGCGACGACATCAGCGAACGAAACATCGGGCCGTACGAAAAGCTCAATTGGGATGGTCAGAAGATTCGCAGTCTGAGCAGCGTGCTGCGCGACAGCGAAGGTCATCCGCTGGCGGTGCTGTGCATCAATCTGAATATTTCGCTGTTCGAAAACGCGAAAGCGGCGCTGGATCTGTTCCTGTCGCCAAGCAAGCTGATCCCGCAACCGGACTCACTGTTTCGCGATGACTGGCAGGAGCGGATCAATACGTTCCTGCACGCCTGGCTGCGCGAGCGTCAGCTGAGCCTGAACGTGCTGACACGCGACCACAAACGCGAACTGGTGCTGGCACTGCACGCCGAAGGGGCCTTCAAGGGGAAAAGCGCATCGAACTATGTGGCCAATGTGCTGAACATGGGGCGGGCGACTGTTTACAAGCATTTGAAGGAATTGAAGGGCTGA
- a CDS encoding ABC transporter substrate-binding protein: MKKFPLITGLALSLLACSSVFAADKTLRIGIEAAYPPFASKTDKGEIVGFDYDIGNALCAQMKVKCVWVEGEFDGLIPSLKVKKIDMALSSMTINEDRKKSVDFTHKYYFTSSRLVMKDGAVVDDQYASLKGKTVGVQRATTTDRYATEVFEPKGINVKRYGNNEEIYMDLAAGRLDAIFADTIPLSDFLAMPRGKGYAFVGPELKDPKYVGEGAGIAVRKGNTELVSELNTAIDGIRASGEYQKISEKYFKSDIYGD; this comes from the coding sequence ATGAAGAAATTCCCCCTCATCACCGGTCTGGCGCTGAGTCTGTTGGCGTGCAGCTCTGTGTTCGCCGCTGACAAAACCCTGCGCATCGGCATCGAAGCCGCCTATCCGCCATTTGCCTCCAAAACCGACAAAGGCGAGATCGTGGGTTTCGACTATGACATCGGCAACGCCCTGTGCGCGCAGATGAAGGTCAAATGCGTGTGGGTCGAAGGCGAGTTCGACGGCCTGATTCCTTCGCTGAAAGTGAAGAAAATCGACATGGCGCTGTCGTCCATGACCATCAACGAAGACCGCAAGAAGTCGGTGGATTTCACCCACAAGTACTACTTCACTTCATCGCGCCTGGTGATGAAGGACGGCGCGGTTGTCGATGATCAATACGCCAGCCTCAAAGGCAAGACAGTGGGCGTTCAGCGTGCAACCACCACCGATCGTTACGCGACCGAGGTTTTCGAACCGAAGGGCATCAACGTCAAGCGCTACGGTAACAACGAAGAAATCTACATGGACCTGGCAGCAGGGCGCCTCGACGCCATTTTTGCCGACACCATTCCATTGAGTGACTTCCTGGCGATGCCGCGTGGCAAGGGCTATGCCTTTGTCGGGCCGGAACTCAAGGACCCGAAATACGTCGGTGAAGGTGCGGGGATTGCGGTACGCAAGGGCAATACCGAGTTGGTCAGTGAGCTGAACACCGCCATCGACGGCATTCGCGCGAGTGGTGAATACCAGAAGATTTCCGAGAAGTACTTCAAGTCCGACATCTACGGCGACTGA
- the moaE gene encoding molybdopterin synthase catalytic subunit MoaE — protein MAIRVQSTAFDPGAEVNAMHAANVGVGAVVSFVGYVRDFNDGLDVAGMFLEHYPGMTERALAKIALEAEQRWPLLKLEVLHRIGALEPGEPIVFVGAASAHRQAAFDACAFVMDYLKTRAPFWKKENTSDGPRWVEGRDSDHAAADRWKQ, from the coding sequence ATGGCAATTCGCGTGCAGTCCACGGCATTCGATCCGGGTGCTGAAGTCAATGCGATGCACGCCGCCAATGTCGGCGTCGGCGCGGTGGTGAGTTTTGTCGGTTACGTGCGCGACTTCAATGACGGGCTCGACGTGGCCGGGATGTTCCTTGAGCACTACCCGGGCATGACCGAAAGGGCACTCGCCAAGATTGCCCTTGAGGCCGAGCAGCGTTGGCCGTTGCTCAAGCTTGAAGTGCTGCACCGGATCGGCGCCCTGGAGCCGGGCGAGCCGATCGTCTTCGTCGGCGCCGCCAGCGCCCACCGCCAGGCCGCGTTCGATGCCTGCGCCTTTGTCATGGACTACCTGAAAACCCGTGCGCCGTTCTGGAAGAAAGAAAACACCAGCGATGGCCCGCGTTGGGTTGAGGGGCGTGACAGCGATCATGCGGCAGCGGATCGCTGGAAGCAGTGA
- the moaD gene encoding molybdopterin converting factor subunit 1: MNLTVKFFARYREALGVDSVKVEGDFATVDDVRALLAQRDGAEVLSEQNLMCARNEDLCQLDEPVADGDEVAFFPTVTGG, from the coding sequence ATGAACCTCACCGTGAAGTTTTTTGCCCGTTATCGCGAAGCGCTCGGCGTGGATTCGGTAAAGGTTGAAGGCGATTTCGCCACGGTCGACGACGTGCGCGCATTACTGGCCCAGCGTGACGGTGCCGAGGTGCTGAGCGAGCAGAACCTGATGTGCGCCCGTAACGAGGACCTCTGCCAGCTCGATGAACCGGTGGCTGACGGTGATGAAGTGGCGTTCTTTCCGACCGTGACCGGGGGCTGA
- the moaC gene encoding cyclic pyranopterin monophosphate synthase MoaC, whose amino-acid sequence MLTHLDSQGRANMVDVTEKAVTFREATAQALVRMLPATLQMIVSGGHPKGDVFAVARIAGIQAAKKTSDLIPLCHPLMLTGVKVELSAEGDDTVRIVARCKLSGQTGVEMEALTAASVAALTIYDMCKAVDRGMTIESVRLLEKLGGKSGHFQADQP is encoded by the coding sequence GTGCTGACTCATCTCGATTCCCAAGGTCGCGCCAATATGGTCGACGTCACCGAAAAAGCCGTGACGTTCCGTGAAGCGACGGCCCAAGCGCTGGTGCGCATGCTGCCCGCAACCCTGCAAATGATCGTCAGCGGCGGTCACCCCAAGGGCGATGTGTTCGCCGTGGCGCGCATCGCCGGCATCCAGGCTGCGAAGAAAACCAGCGATCTGATTCCCCTGTGCCATCCGCTGATGCTGACCGGCGTCAAAGTCGAACTCAGTGCCGAAGGCGACGACACCGTGCGCATCGTCGCGCGCTGCAAGTTGTCCGGGCAGACCGGCGTCGAGATGGAAGCGCTGACCGCTGCCAGCGTCGCCGCACTGACGATCTACGACATGTGCAAGGCTGTCGACCGGGGCATGACCATCGAGAGCGTGCGGCTGCTGGAAAAACTCGGCGGCAAGAGCGGCCATTTCCAGGCGGATCAGCCATGA